In the candidate division WOR-3 bacterium genome, one interval contains:
- a CDS encoding CoA-transferase: MKYSKTELMIFVAARLMEDYSTCFIGTGIPMLAASLAQKLHAPHLIPIFEFGGIGANLKKLPRAVGEGRTFYRALAATGICDIMESAQRGFIDYGFLGGAQIDPYGNLNTTVIGEHSRPKVRLPGSGGGNDVGSLCWRTIIIMKHEKKRFVEKVDFITTPGYLGGKGKREESGLPEGTGPYRVVTDLALLDFDEETKRMRVISLHPGVTLEEVKENTGFELLVKEPLEVTPEPTEEELRILREEVDKERYYI; this comes from the coding sequence ATGAAATATTCAAAAACTGAGTTAATGATTTTTGTAGCAGCAAGGTTAATGGAAGATTATTCAACATGTTTTATAGGCACAGGTATTCCGATGCTTGCGGCTTCTTTAGCTCAGAAACTTCATGCTCCCCATCTTATTCCAATATTTGAATTTGGAGGAATAGGAGCTAACTTAAAAAAATTACCAAGAGCAGTTGGTGAGGGAAGAACTTTTTATAGAGCACTTGCAGCAACTGGAATCTGTGATATTATGGAATCTGCCCAGAGAGGCTTTATTGATTATGGATTTTTAGGTGGTGCTCAAATTGATCCTTACGGAAATTTAAACACAACGGTTATAGGAGAACATTCAAGACCAAAGGTAAGATTGCCCGGTAGTGGAGGAGGAAATGATGTAGGTTCCCTTTGCTGGAGAACTATTATTATAATGAAGCATGAAAAAAAGAGATTTGTTGAAAAAGTTGATTTTATAACAACCCCCGGATATTTAGGAGGAAAAGGAAAAAGAGAGGAAAGTGGTTTACCAGAAGGGACAGGTCCTTATAGAGTTGTGACAGATTTGGCTCTTCTTGATTTTGATGAAGAGACAAAGAGAATGCGTGTTATTTCTCTTCATCCTGGTGTTACACTTGAAGAGGTTAAAGAAAATACAGGTTTTGAACTTCTTGTAAAGGAGCCCCTTGAGGTGACACCTGAGCCAACAGAGGAGGAACTTAGAATATTAAGAGAGGAAGTGGATAAAGAAAGATATTACATTTGA
- a CDS encoding CoA-transferase translates to MGNKTIEIVEEGIGELIQKPDVEEFRKFVRDKKRRTLVEKVMDEKEAVSQFIKDGDYIGVELYGTVRAPLSIIREIVRQGKKNLRLAGQGLLEIDYLLAADLVTAMDVTYIGYEVLGLSPIFRRAAENGKVKIVEWSNAAMAWRFKAAAMGVPFIPIRSMLGSDTFKYSAAKVIMCPFTGIKLCLLPALILDVGIIHVHKADKYGNCVIEGISGFAFEMARASKRLIISTEEIVSTDEIRRYPEKTIIPYFLTDAIVYAPFGSHPGEMVYLYERDEEHLRMFLKMCETEEGTKKYMDEYIYSVKNHKEYLEKIGIEKLMKLKYEKMGR, encoded by the coding sequence ATGGGAAATAAAACAATTGAAATTGTGGAAGAGGGAATTGGTGAATTAATACAAAAGCCGGATGTGGAGGAGTTCAGGAAATTTGTAAGAGATAAAAAAAGAAGAACTTTAGTTGAAAAAGTAATGGATGAGAAAGAGGCAGTAAGTCAATTTATAAAAGATGGAGATTATATAGGAGTTGAACTTTATGGAACTGTAAGAGCTCCTCTTTCAATAATAAGGGAAATTGTAAGACAGGGAAAAAAGAATTTGCGTCTCGCAGGTCAGGGATTACTTGAAATAGATTACCTTTTGGCAGCAGATCTTGTAACTGCTATGGATGTAACATATATAGGTTATGAAGTTTTAGGTTTATCACCAATATTCCGAAGGGCAGCTGAAAATGGAAAAGTAAAAATTGTTGAATGGTCTAATGCTGCAATGGCCTGGAGATTTAAAGCTGCTGCTATGGGTGTTCCCTTTATCCCCATTAGAAGTATGCTTGGCAGTGATACCTTCAAATATTCAGCAGCAAAAGTAATAATGTGTCCTTTTACAGGTATAAAGTTATGTCTTTTACCTGCATTGATTCTTGATGTGGGAATTATACATGTTCATAAGGCTGATAAATATGGAAACTGTGTTATAGAAGGTATTTCTGGATTTGCCTTTGAAATGGCAAGAGCTTCAAAAAGGCTCATAATAAGCACAGAAGAGATTGTTTCAACTGATGAAATAAGGAGGTATCCAGAAAAAACAATTATTCCTTATTTTCTTACTGATGCTATTGTTTATGCCCCTTTTGGTTCCCATCCAGGTGAGATGGTTTATTTATATGAAAGGGATGAAGAACATTTGAGGATGTTTTTAAAGATGTGTGAAACAGAGGAAGGGACGAAAAAATATATGGATGAGTATATATATTCTGTTAAAAATCATAAAGAATACCTTGAAAAGATTGGAATTGAAAAATTGATGAAATTAAAATATGAAAAAATGGGGAGGTAA